One window from the genome of Salvia miltiorrhiza cultivar Shanhuang (shh) chromosome 7, IMPLAD_Smil_shh, whole genome shotgun sequence encodes:
- the LOC130994197 gene encoding uncharacterized protein LOC130994197, giving the protein MIFGENGTPTSNRAKKQVVRAVKAGYYPKQVMGITSVEKEPAISFGAEDLRTLMYPHDDALVFTADIAMCRVHRVFVDSGSVVNILYLECLQKMGIEANIEPTNSPLFGFGGEIVMPLGFVELPVTLGRADACKNRMTRFLVVDMPSPSYNVILGRPALTAFRAVISMFHLKMKFPLEDGRVGEVWGDQRVSKECHVKMLSNSSGQKRERLTEGPDARKKGKVGEVHAPAEERRELADLLKDRDSTEKTALVSTNDVCNMIDLFPGKEGFQTKIGSSMSDQDREELISCLQRNADVFAFSTADLKGIDRGLAEHCLNVDPKVKPVKQRTRNFGAEKDAAIREQVEGLLEAGHIEEVQYPEWISNAVMVPKKTNTWRMCVDFRDLNAACPKDHYPLPRIDQLVDSTSGCALLSMMDAYQGYHQVKMNRGDIAKTAFAVCCGVYGWRSMPFGLKNAGATYQRMMEKIFKEQLSRNISVYVDDMLVRSVRAEDHVSDLEEVFTVIRKHRLMLNPAKCTFGVTTGKFLGYKVTPAGIEVNSEKVKAILEMTPPIGIKEVQTLNGRITALSRFISRSAERSMSFFKILRKGTKFLWTAECRAAFEDLKVYLAKLPTLTKPVPGETLYLYIAVGKESGPELNYTEIEKAALAVMVTARKLRPYFLSHRVVVCTALPFRQVLGHPDLSGRMVKWAVELGEYDVEYEPRTAIKAQALADFIQETTRQPIPEFWVAFVDGSVTKEGCGIGVYITSPGYGTYQFAIKFTCRMSNNEAEYEAVVRGAHILSELKAECVIIKTDSQLVAQQLAGAYNVKDQRMKAYHGKINEMKHKFMEFKIEQISREENTKADLLARMASAVEQTWSDEIILLCDTREMGTSQVFLVEIRDDWRAPIIHFLKTGERLSRESNQRARYENYCCCGSHTGFRDLVRKIIQAGFYWPNINKDAREFVRKCEACQRHAGRINVPGETMGVMSAACPFDKWGIDIVGKLPTAPGGKCFLIVAVDYFSKWVEAEAVGKIDEVAVERFIWRNICCRFGVPRIIVSDNGKDRGFL; this is encoded by the exons ATGATCTTCGGGGAGAATGGGACGCCAACGTCCAATAGagctaaaaagcaagtcgtgCGCGCTGTGAAAGCAGGGTACTATCCCAAGCAGGTAATGGGAATTACAAGTGTGGAGAAAGAACCAGCGATCAGTTTCGGGGCCGAAGATCTTAGAACCCTAATGTATCCGCATGACGATGCATTGGTCTTTACGGCGGATATAGCGATGTGTAGGGTCCATCGCGTGTTCGTGGATTCAGGGAGTGTAGTGAACATCTTGTATCTCGAATGCCTCCAGAAAATGGGAATTGAAGCTAATATCGAGCCAACGAATTCTCCCCTGTTTGGATTTGGTGGGGAAATTGTCATGCCTTTGGGCTTTGTGGAATTGCCAGTCACACTGGGTAGAGCAGATGCTTGCAAAAATAGGATGACACGGTTCCTGGTAGTGGATATGCCCAGCCCTTCCTATAATGTAATATTGGGACGCCCTGCTCTGACGGCCTTCAGAGCGGTTATATCCATGTTCCACCTCAAAATGAAATTCCCCCTTGAGGATGGGAGAGTGGGAGAAGTATGGGGCGATCAGAGGGTGTCAAAGGAATGTCATGTCAAAATGCTATCGAACTCGTCGGGGCAGAAGAGAGAAAGATTGACAGAGGGACCGGACGCGCGGAAGAAGGGGAAAGTGGGCGAAGTACATGCCCCGGCAGAGGAACGACGGGAGTTAGCGGACCTATTGAAAGACAGGGACAGCACAGAGAAAACCGCTCTAGTTTCTACGAATGATGTCTGCAATATGATTGATCTTTTTCCAGGGAAGGAGGGTTTTCAGACCAAAATAGGGTCTTCTATGAGTGACCAGGACAGAGAAGAGCTTATCAGTTGCCTACAGCGAAATGCAGATGTATTCGCATTCAGCACCGCTGATTTAAAGGGAATCGACAGAGGGTTGGCAGAGCACTGCCTTAATGTGGACCCTAAAGTTAAGCCCGTGAAACAGAGAACAAGAAATTTTGGGGCCGAAAAGGACGCTGCAATCAGGGAGCAGGTCGAAGGGCTGTTGGAAGCGGGGCACATCGAGGAggtgcaatacccagagtggatttCTAATGCTGTGATGGtaccaaagaaaacaaatacttggaggatgtgtgtcGACTTCAGAGATTTAAACGCTGCTTGCCCAaaagaccactatcctctgccgaggattgaccagtTAGTAGATTCCACCTCGGGTTGTGCTTTATTGTCTATGATGGATGCATATCAAGGGTACCATCAGGTCAAAATGAATAGAGGGGATATTGCCAAAACGGCCTTCGCCGTCTGCTGTGGGGTGTATGGCTGGAGGAGTATGCCATTCGGCTTGAAAAATGCAGGGGCCACGTACCAGagaatgatggagaaaattttcaaagaacaacTTTCAAGGAATATTTCAGTTTACGTAGATGATATGTTGGTACGCAGTGTCAGAGCGGAGGATCATGTCTCTGACCTGGAAGAGGTCTTCACAGTCATCCGGAAACACCGACTTATGCTGAACCCAGCGAAGTGCACCTTCGGGGTCAccacagggaaattcttggggtacAAGGTCACGCCCGCCGGGATTGAAGTCAACTCGGAAAAGGTCAAGGCTATTTTGGAAATGACACCACCTATAGGGATTAAGGAAGtacagactctgaatgggcgcatcactgctctgagcaggttcatATCGAGGTCGGCAGAGCGCAGCATGTCGTTCTTCAAAATCTTGAGGAAGGGAACTAAATTCTTGTGGACAGCGGAGTGTcgagcggcatttgaggatctcaaGGTTTACCTGGCGAAGCTcccaactctgaccaagccggtcccgggagaaacaTTATATCTATACATAGCTGTGGGGAAGGAGTCA GGTCCCGAGCTAAACTACACAGAAatcgagaaggctgctctggcggtcatggtcacGGCTCGAAAATTGAGGCCCTATTTCCTatcacatcgggtagtggtgTGCACTGCTTTACCTTTTAGACAAGTGTTGGGGCacccggatttgtcgggaagaatggtcaagTGGGCCGTGGAGTTGGGAGAATACGACGTAGAGTATGAGCCGAGAACGGCAATCAAGGCACAAGCTCTGGCGGATTTCATCCAAGAAACCACTCGACAGCCTATTCCAGAATTTTGGGTTGCCTTTGTGGATGGATCAGTCACAAAGGAGGGGTGCGGAATTGGGGTATACATCACCTCACCAGGGTACGGGACATATCAATTCGCTATCAAGTTCACTTGCCGAATGTCTAATAATGAGGCTGAGTATGAGGCTGTGGTGAGAGGGGCGCATATTCTATCCGAACTCAAGGCTGAATGTGTAATCATCAAGACGGACTCCCAGTTGGTAGCTCAACAATTGGCAGGGGCTTATAATGTCAAGGATCAGCGGATGAAAGCGTACCATGGCAAAATCAACGAAATGAAGCACAAATTTATGGAGTTTAAAATTGAGCAGATTTCCCGGGAAGAGAACACAAAGGCGGATTTACTGGCACGCATGGCCAGCGCAGTGGAACAGACATGGAGTGACGAGATCATTTtgctctgtgataccagagaaatggggACTTCACAGGTTTTCTTGGTGGAAATCAGGGACGActggcgggctccgattatacactttctcaagacaggggagcgATTGAGCAGGGAATCTAATCAGAGGGCTCGATACGAGAATTATT gttgctgtggtagTCACACGGGATTCCGGGATCTCGTACGTAAAATCATTCAGGCAGGGTTCTACTGGCCTAACATCAACAAGGATGCCAGGGAAttcgtccgcaagtgcgaaGCCTGTCAAAGACACGCTGGGAGGATCAATGTTCCAGGGGAAACTATGGGAGTCATGTCTGCTGCCTGCCcatttgacaaatggggcatcgACATCGTCGGGAAATTGCCCACAGCACCAGGGGGCAAGTGTTTCCTTATTGTAGCAGTGGACTATTTCTCCAAATGGGTCGAGGCCGAGGCTGTAGGAAAGATTGATGAGGTGGCAGTGGAACGCTTTATTTGGCGGAACATATGTTGCAGATTTGGAGTCCCAAGGATCATTGTATCGGACAATGGCAAGGATCGCGGATTTCTGTGA